One genomic window of Panicum hallii strain FIL2 chromosome 6, PHallii_v3.1, whole genome shotgun sequence includes the following:
- the LOC112897642 gene encoding protein DETOXIFICATION 16-like → MVASCFLQNAVNIMSLMFVGHLGKLNLSGASLAISITSATGLNIITGMATALDTLCGQAFGARQYHLLGVYKQRAMLVIGLTCVPFALVWAYTGQILVFLGQDRAVAAEAGAYARWLIPSIFVNVPLQCHIRFLQTQSLVLPVMASSGATTLCHAAVCWALVYKAGMGSKGAALSNAISYSVNLVILAVYVRLSSACRRTWNGFSVEAFKELRPFAALAVPSGFMICLEFWAFEVIVLLSGLLPNPQLQTSVLSICLNSTILLFMIPLGLSYSVSTRVSNELGAGQPQPAKLAARVVMCMALSSGFVLTLAMALLRNVWGHMYSSDREVVAYFARMLPVVGISFFMDSIHGTLSGVLTGCGKQKIGAAINLGAFYLVGIPMAAVLAFVFHMNGKGLWLGIVCGSLTKVLLFASIAWFTDWNKEAVKAKDRVFGSSLPVS, encoded by the exons ATGGTCGCCAGCTGCTTCCTGCAGAACGCCGTCAACATAATGTCCCTCATGTTCGTCGGCCACCTTGGCAAGCTAAATCTCTCCGGCGCCTCCCTCGCCATCTCCATCACCAGTGCCACCGGCCTCAACATCATC ACCGGTATGGCGACTGCGCTGGACACCCTCTGCGGCCAGGCGTTCGGCGCGCGGCAGTACCACCTGCTCGGCGTCTACAAGCAGCGCGCCATGCTGGTGATCGGGCTCACCTGCGTCCCCTTCGCCCTCGTCTGGGCGTACACCGGCCAGATCCTGGTATTCCTTGGCCAGGaccgcgccgtcgccgcggaGGCCGGCGCCTACGCGCGGTGGCTCATCCCGTCCATCTTTGTGAACGTGCCGCTGCAGTGCCACATCCGGTTCCTGCAGACGCAGAGCCTCGTCCTGCCCGTCATGGCGAGCTCGGGCGCCACGACGCTCTGCCACGCCGCCGTGTGCTGGGCGCTGGTGTACAAGGCCGGCATGGGGAGCAAGGGCGCCGCGCTCAGCAACGCCATCTCCTACTCCGTCAACCTGGTGATACTGGCCGTGTACGTCAGGCTGTCGAGCGCCTGCAGGCGTACATGGAACGGCTTCTCCGTCGAGGCGTTTAAGGAGCTGCGGCCTTTCGCAGCTCTCGCCGTGCCATCTGGGTTCATGATATG CTTGGAGTTTTGGGCTTTCGAAGTCATCGTGCTGCTGTCTGGTCTCCTGCCGAATCCTCAGCTACAGACTTCAGTGCTGTCAATTTG CCTTAACAGTACGATTCTGCTATTCATGATACCATTGGGGCTTAGTTACTCCGTTAG CACGCGTGTTTCGAACGAACTTGGTGCTGGGCAGCCTCAGCCAGCAAAGTTGGCGGCGAGGGTAGTCATGTGCATGGCCTTATCTTCAGGATTCGTTCTGACCTTGGCCATGGCCCTGCTACGCAACGTTTGGGGACACATGTACAGCAGTGATCGTGAAGTCGTGGCGTACTTCGCTAGGATGCTCCCGGTTGTTGGAATATCTTTCTTCATGGATAGCATTCACGGCACTCTCTCAG GCGTGCTCACAGGCTGCGGCAAGCAAAAGATCGGCGCAGCCATTAATCTCGGGGCGTTCTACTTGGTAGGCATTCCGATGGCCGCGGTGCTTGCGTTTGTCTTCCATATGAATGGGAAG GGCCTTTGGCTTGGCATCGTCTGCGGCAGCCTCACCAAGGTTCTCCTGTTCGCATCTATTGCGTGGTTCACAGACTGGAACAAGGAA GCAGTCAAGGCAAAGGACAGGGTGTTCGGCTCATCTCTACCAGTGTCATGA
- the LOC112898046 gene encoding probable uridine nucleosidase 1, translating to MEAAANGRHIHHEQLRREKLIIDTDPGVGAYLCEKAGHPEIPVAKGSSEPLKGGKPHVADFVHGSDGLGNIELPDPSIKKVEQRADESLVDKVSQFPGEVSVLALGPLTNVALAIKRDPSFVKNVKEDCCARWSFLRGRKRHPCS from the exons ATGGAGGCCGCCGCGAATGGACGGCATATCCACCACGAGCAGCTGAGGCGGGAGAAGCTCATCATCGACACGGATCCCGGCGTCGGTGCGTACCTT TGCGAGAAGGCAGGTCATCCTGAGATTCCAGTAGCAAAGGGAAGCTCTGAGCCTCTCAAG GGAGGAAAGCCGCATGTTGCCGACTTCGTTCATGGATCAGATGGTCTTGGGAACATAGAGCTTCCTGATCCAAGTATCAAGAAAGTTGAGCAGAGGGCTGATGAGTCCCTGGTTGATAAGGTCTCACAGTTTCCTGGAGAGGTCTCTGTACTTGCCTTGGGCCCTCTGACGAACGTAGCATTG GCCATCAAGAGAGATCCCTCCTTTGTGAAAAATGTTAAAGAGGATTGTTGTGCTAGGTGGAGCTTTCTCCGCGGCAGGAAACGCCACCCCTGCAGCTGA